AATAAAACGAGCACCAGTGAACATATAAACATAGCAACAGCCACCATTGCCAACCAGATGCCATACCATGGGTTTGTTATAGCACCAATTGCAAAGCTTCCAATAAAAAAGAGTAAAGAAAGACCAAGACTAATAAATGAGGGTTGAAATACTTTACCTGACCTTCTTTGAGTCAATAAAATCAACCCTACGAAAAACAGGACATAATAAATCGCTGTTGCTACTTCGTTTGATAATAAAAAGTACACGGTTTTCATTGCTAGATGGCGATTGGTTGATGAAGGTAGGTTTACGTTAATTTCTTGTTCATCTCCACCTTCAAATGAGACAGTCATAAGTCGATAGTTCTCTGGATCACTAGGCCAATTTGTATACTCAAGAAATGCTAACTTGTTTTCATGATGGAAAAAGACAGGCGATTGTATATTTTTGTTTAAATTTGTTAATCGTTTTGTTTCAGTTGTATCTAGATCTTGAAGATATAGTTCATATTTAAATAAACTGCTATTCAATGATGCTTTCGTCACTGCCGTGTAAGCTAGTAATTTCTTATCCTTTGATAGGATTGAAGAATACATATCTTTGTTCACATCAGCAACACGTGTTTCTGTTTGATCTTTTAGTGAAAAAGCAGTGAGCTGTTCATTTACTTCATATAAGCTATAATACAATTCTTCTCCATCGACAGAGATTGAAAGTTCATTCATCGTAAAATGATCTTGATCTGTTAATTGTTCTAAATCTGTTTCATCACGATTAATTTTGTAAAGATCATATCCTTCCTTTGTTTCACCTTCCATCTTATTGATTTCAGATGAAAGCTTAGCCGTAAAATACAAGGTCTCACCTGAAGGAGAAAATACAGCATCTTTTACATGTAAAGAATCGTCCGTTACCCGTTTTTGATGACTTCCATCCTTATTCATCACCATTAAGCTTTGCACGCCATCTATTCCCTCAGAAAGAAATAAAAGCTGTTCTGTACCTTGAGAAAACTTGGGGTTCCGGAATCTCCCTTCTTCTTTGCTACTAACTTTCGTAAGCTCCGAACCATCAAGCTTTGCTGTATAAATGGCTTCATCTCCATCTAAATAATAAGAAAATGCAACAGTCCCGTCATCTGGTGAAATGTCAATATCTTTTCCTAGCCCGGTATAAAATTGATAAGGATCTTCTTCGTTTAAAAATTGAAACAAGATAGAGCCAACTAAAAGAAGCAAACTTATAATAGTGAAAACGATTAAAATCCATTTTTCTCTCATTTTCATCCGCTCCTTCTTTTTACGTTCTAAACTTCTACTATTATCATATGCGAAATTTCACGTTTACTACATGAACTTATCCAAAAAATCAAATTGGCTTTTTTCAATTGGATGCTGTTTTTTTATAGTAGGCATTGTTTTCTTCTTTTTCTTTTTAAAATAAACAGGGCGACCAGTAGTCACTCTAGAAAAGCCTTCGACCATAAATGTGACTGCTAAGATCGTTAAAGCAAAGCACATAATCGGTGTTAGAGGAATCCATGGTGCCCATTGAATAAATTGTTTCGACCCCCCGATTAAACCAGACCATTCATTTGTAAATGATCGGGGAGGGTCACTTGCAAGCTGATCGTTAGAAAGAATTGTTCCACCAAAATAGAGATTAAAGATACCTAAATGAGCCATCACAATTAGCGTTTGTACCAATTGCTGTCCAAACAGGATAAAAAAACGATCCTTCAAGCTTGGAATAATATGCTTTATTAGAATATGCCGTCTTGATCCCCCCAATGTTTTGGAGCTTATCACGTATTCTGCTTTAAATAACTCCCTTGTTTCATTTCCTATTAAAACAGCTAAAATCGGGACAGTTAGAATAGTTAGGACTACTACTTCAATTGTCATTCTTTCCATAAATGAATAAACAAAGCCTTCAGGCTGCTGTCTAAGTACAGGAGTTAATAAATAGAGAGCAATAATCGTTAGTGGAATAAAGTGAAAAGCATCTACTACACTATTTATATATTTTTGCCCTCTTGAAAAATAGGCTCCAAGCATCAATCCTAGTGGAATCGATAAAGCCATTCGTAACAAGGCAATAAGAAGAGCCGCTATAACCGTAAACTTTGCCCCAATTAATACCTTACTTAACATGTCATAACCAAGCTTGTCCGTCCCCAGCCACGATTCCTTACGAGGTGCAATAGGAGCAGAGTCAATCAACTCCTTATTTTCATCATAGATGTGATAGATTTGATAAACCTCGTTATCTACAGCTGCTGTATAAATAAAGCTAGTAAGTAACAATCCTGCAACAAAGATAAATCCAATTAAAAAGAGAGGATTTTTAAAAAGCATCATGTCAAAGCTTCCCCTCCCTTTACCGTTTTTTCAATGATGATTTTCACTAGATGATAAAAGATGAAGATTGGGACAAATAAAAAGAGAAGAATAAACGTAAACACTTCCGGTATCATATACGTTCTTAAATAATAGGTAATTCCAAACACATTAAATAGGAGCTCAACAACAACTAATGTTGAAAGCATAAACCATATTGTTTGCTTCAAATGAAAGAAAAGAGAAACAACTGTATTTCGTAAAATGTGCTTCCACAAAATGATTGTATGACGAATTCCCTTTGCCCTAGTTAAAAGAACATAATCCTTTAATAATTCTTCTTCATAAAGATGGATGGTCATTCGATATAACTGAATGGTTGGAAGAATTGCCAAGCAAATGATTGGGAGTAAATAAGCTTGACTGTCTCCAACTGTGACAACCTTCATTAGTAAGAGATCCGTTTTTTTATAGAATGTAATAATCAAAAGCTGCAGCACCAAAATTACTAATATATCTGGTAATGATTCAAAAATGAAAATAGCAAGCTTTATTTTTTCTCGAAGCCATTTTGGAAACTGCATCGTTAAAAATGTTAGTAGAATAGCGACGATATAAGCCAATAAGAGCGCACATATAATGAGCGTTAACGAATAAAAAGCCCCCTCAAATATGTATTTGTAAACCTGATACTCCACCCCTTTAATCTCAAAGGTTATCTCGTTAAAATGAATGAGGCTGTTGATAATACTAGTAAGTGTGTCTATAAACAGCCCAATATGACTTCCCCCTGTACCCTGAGCTATAAACAATGAAGGCAGTGCTCCAAAAATAATAATCCCCACACATGCAGCAATAAACTGCAAACTAATTCCTCCTAGCTTCTTCACCCTCCCACTCCTTTTAGCTACTTTTCCCACAATTATACTATAAATGGTAATTATTAGACGTTATATAAGGAAAATATGTTACATAGAAATAGGACCTGGTTTCTGCTAACGAGTTCCTGCTACCTATCGCAACTATTAATCATGTAATTTTAAATAACCTTCAAATGACACACTATCGGATGTTCATTTTTTCCTTTTATTGGGTTTAACGTACGATTTTATACTGCCTAGCTTTGGAAAAGCATTCACATCCTGGTTTGCGTATGCTTTCTTTCCTTTTTTGATAAAATAAGATGCGAAAATGGGTAATTTTTGCAATTATTACCGCTTTCCTTATCTTTTTTCCTTTTTATGGATTTTACGTATGCATTTTTACCGCTTCTCTTTGAAAAGCATTCACATACCTAATTTGCGTATGCTTTCTTTCCTTTTTTGATAATAAACGATACGGAAATGGATAATATATACATTCCCTGCTGCTTTTTATAGCATTTTTACCATTTTATAGATTTTATGTATGCGTTTTTACCGCTTCTCTTTGAAAAAGCATTCATATTTCTGGTTTCCGTATGCTTTCTATATTTTTCCCCTTAATTAAGTTGCAGAATTAACTTTCCTAAACACAAAAATAGTCCAGCTTATATAGCTGGACCACCACAAAAACATAATTCAGTATTCAGCTCGTTATCTTTTATTAAATCCCTTACCTTCTACAAATTCTTTCATATACATCCTTGAAGGTCTAGCTAGTAAGCCTGCCATTTGTCCTGTCCATGTATCTTTTCTTTTGCCATTGGTTCGTTGCTCGTAATATTGAGATATTTCCTCATCATATTTTTTCAGCTGGTCCATGTAATTGTCTTTATTTTGCTCATATTCATCTTCATGGTAAATATGCTGGAATGGTAGCCTCTGCTTTTGATCGGGCATTTGAGCTGGGTAACCTACAGCAACACCGAAAAGAGGTAAGACTAGTGGTGGGGTTTTTAAAAGCTTACAAACTTCTTCTAAGTTATTTCTAAGTCCACCAATATAAACAGCACCAAGTCCCATTGATTCCGCTGCTAGCACAGCATTTTGCGCAGCAAGAGTTGCGTCAATGACCGCCACCATGAATTTCTCTGTACTTTCTAACACTTGACTTGTATCTTGTTCATGCTTTTCGGATAGTAATTGATGTCTGTATAAATCTGCACAAAACACGAAGAAATGTCCGTTTTCTACAACATAATCTTGCCCACCTGCAAGTTCAGCTAACTTTTTCTTTTTGTCAGGATCCTTAACCCCAATAATTGAATAGGCCTGTACATAACTAGAAGTTGAAGCTGCTTGAGCACTCTCGACAATTGTTTTAATTTGCTCATCTGATAATAGCTTATCTTCAAATTTACGAATGGATCGATGGTTTTGGATTGTGTTAATTATTTCGTTCATGTTTTTCCCTCCTATAACCTTCTTACCTGAAAGGATACCTTGTTTTGTTTCTTTATGCATTTAGGATGCTCAGTAAAAAAAAGATTAGCCCCGAAAGACTAATCTCTACACCTTCTATGCTAATTCCTTTTGCTTTGTTTCCTCACCTAGTACAAGTACAGCTAGTGCACCGACAACTATTGCAACGGCAAAGATAAGGAAAATCGAGTTAATCGAATATTCCGCAGCAACTAAATAACCAACTGTTAATGGTCCTAAAATACCACCAATTCTTCCAAATGAAGCAGCTAAGCCAGCACCTGTTCCACGAACCTCTGTTGGGTAGTGCTCTGGTGTATAAGCATAAAGCCCACCCCATGCACCCAGGTTAAAGAAAGAAAGAAATATACCTGAAGTTAGCAGCAATGGAAGTGTATCTGCATTTCCGAAGAAATAGGCACTAAGAGCCGTTCCAATTAAGAATGTAACAAGAACAAACTTTCTTCCTGCCTTCTCGATCAGATACGCCGCTAAGAAATAACCTGGCAGCTGAGCAAGTGTCATAATTAGTACATATTGAAAGCTTTTAATTAAACTGAAACCTTTCATGACCATTACACTTGGTAACCATAGGAACATTCCATAATATGAAAAAACAACACAAAACCATAGAATCCATAGCATGGTTGTTTGCTTTGTATATGGTCTTGCCCATACTTTTGCAATCTTTGTAAAAGACGATTCCTTTTGCTTTGAGACTGTAATAGCTTGAAACCTTGGAGAGTCCGGAAGTTTCAACCTTAAATATAAGGCATAAAATGCTGGCAATGCACTTAATAATAGCGCAGCCTGCCAACCGTAAGAAGGAATAACAAAATATGAAATAAGTGCAGCGATTAACCAACCACCTGCCCAGAAGCTTTCCAACAAAACAACAACCCTGCCTCGCTCATTTGCCGGGACACTTTCTGATACTAAAGTTGAAGCAACAGGAAGTTCTCCTCCTAAACCAGCTCCAATAAAAAATCTTAAAATAAGGAATAATGTTAGTGACGTCACAAATGCAGATATTCCACTTCCGATTGAAAATAAAAGAAGTGTAATAATAAACACTTGCTTACGCCCAACTTTGTCTGCCATTAAACCAAAAACTAATGCCCCTACAGCCATACCGATTGAATTCACACTACCAATCCAACCCATTTGCTCTGATGTTAAATCCCAATCCTTTTGTAATGCTGCAATAATGAATGAAAGAATTCCAACATCCATTGCATCAAACATCCAGCCTAAGCCTGCAATACCAAGTAATTTTCTCCTTGAGATATTCTGTGTTGTATCCATGTAAACCACCTTTCATTTTTAACCATAAGTGGTATCAGTATAAATGTACCAACTTTTTCCTCAGCTCTCCACTAACACTTATACTCTAAATAAAAACAGCTCGTCAATCTATATTGCTTAACATACCAAAATTAATTTATTCTCATACATTTTTATCTTTGTCAAACAATTAAAGATATGTTATATTAAATGTAACAAAAAATTCACAAATTGGTTTTAGTTTTGACACAAAATAGCCTAGTTTTAGACAAAATTAAAAAGGTACCGACATATGAAAGCGATACCACTAAAGGAGCGTATGAACATGGATGTATTTTTCGCTTATTTATTAATTGGAACAGCTACACCAATCTTTTTATGGCTTGAAAATAGAAAAATTGCTCTTTTACAAATCCCACTGATTGTTTTAATGTGGACTACGTTAATTCTATATATGTATGCTGATTTTGGAGCAGGACATCTAATATTTGGATCGATTTTTGTGATTAATATTATCGCTGCTCACTTAACAGTTCTTTATGTTCTTTATACTTCTAAACTGCCTGAGTTTTTACAAAGCAGAACAGACGAAGGCTATACACATTAATACGCAAAAAAGGTATGACTCAAATATGAGTCATACCTTTTTCGTTTTAATGCATATCCCAAACCATTGCTAACAAAGTACCAAAGATTGTTACTAATGCAATAATTACTCCATAGTATACATTTGTATAGATCGCTGCTTTGTCCTCAGTTTCACCTGCGTGCATAAATACCACTAACTGAAGGCCAGCCTGTATAAATGCTGTTACTAACAGGACTGTCATCCCTACTGTAAATGACATATCGAAGAAGTAAACACCCAGTGCTACTAAAGTAAGGACTAGTGAAAAGACAAAACCCATCACTTGTTTCATCGGGAATAATTCACTCATTGTTTACATCATTCCTTTCAAATAGATGAAGCTGAAGATAAAGATCCAAACAACATCTAGGAAGTGCCAGTATAAACTGAAAATAAATGACTTGTTAGCTGTTTCTGGAGTTAATCCACGCTTTTTCACTTGCATGATGATAAATAGTCCCCAGAATAAACCTACCGTTACGTGGGCTCCGTGAGTACCTAAAGTCGTTAATAAGATCGACGTAAAGGCACTTGCCCCAATGCCTGCTCCTTCATGTGCATAGTGGATAAATTCATAGATCTCGATACCTAAGAATCCTAATCCAAGAAGAAGTGTAATAGCAAAGAAATTTATCATTGCTTTTTGTCTACCAAGACGCATCGCATGAATACCTAAACCAATTGTGAAACTACTTGTTAAAAGTAAGAATGTTTCAAGGATAACAGGTGTAATAACGAAGATTTCGGCTCCATCAGGACCTGTTCCTGTGCGATTATATAATGTGAAATAGGTAGCGAAAAGTGTTGCGAAAAGCATGATTTCCGCACCTAGGAAAATCCAAAATCCAAAGATCTTTAAACGATTTTCTTCTGTAGCATATTCAAGTGGTAGCGAGTTATCAATTTTCATCATTAAGCACCTCGCAATTCTGATTCAGTTTCTTCAATTTCTTTAACAGGAATATAACGACCATGATCTTTTTCGAAAGAACGTAGTGTCATAAAGATAAAGATTCCGATTGTAGTAATAATTGCTGGAATCCATAGGCTAAAGATTAGTGAGAAGCCCCATACAAAGAACACACAGCTCATTAGGAATGGCATTCCACTGTTATTCGGCATATGAATTTTTTCAATTTCACCTTTAAATAGCTTGTGATCATGTTTTTTCGCATCCCAGAATGGTTCGCTAGATGTAACTTCTGGAACAATTGCGAAGTTGTATTCTGGAACTGGAGTGTGTGTAGCCCACTCTAGTGTGCGTGCATCCCATGGATCTGCACTAATATCTCTAGATGCATAACGAATGCTGTAGTAAATGTTATAAACGATTAACACAAAACCAATTGCCATAATCCCGGCACCCACAAATGAAACCATGTTAAGTGGTCCAAATCCAGTAGATTCTGAATACGTGAAGCTACGACGTACTTGACCATCTAAACCTGTAATATACATTGGGATAAATGCTAGAACAAATCCGATTGAAAGCAACCATGCTGTCCATTTCCCCAGTCTTTCGTTCAACATAAAACCAAACATTTTTGGCCAATAGTAAGTTAATCCTGCAAGCATAGCAAAAACTACACCTGGAATAATAACATTGTGGAAGTGAGCAACTAAGAACATTGTATTATGATACTGATAGTCAGCTGCAGACATCGCAAGCATAACCCCAGTTACTCCACCTAATGTGAATAGTGGAATGAAAAGCATTGAATAAAGCATTGGTGTTGTCATACGAATTTTACCTTTTCTGAGCGTAAGCAGCCAGTTAAAGATTTTAACACCAGTTGGCACAGCAATGATCATCGTTGTAATAGAGAAAATGCTGTTTGTAAAGGCACCTTGACCCATTGTAAAGAAGTGATGCGCCCATACTAAGAAAGATAATAGTGAAATTAATACCATAGACCAAACCATTGATTTATAGCCATATAGGTTACGTCCTGAGAATGTAGAGATAATCTCACTGTAAAGACCAAATGCCGGTAAAATCAAGATATACACTTCAGGATGTCCCCAAACCCAGAACAAGTTGGCCCAAAGCATATCCATACCACCGTTATCAAGTGTAAAGAAATGTGTTCCAAATAAACGATCCATTGTACCCATTGCAAGTGCTACAGTTAACACGGGGAATGCGAAAACAATGATTAAGTTTGCAATAAGAGCTGACCATGTGAACATTGGCATTTTCATTAATGTCATACCAGGTGCTCTCATTTTCATAATCGTCGTGATAAAGTTAATACCCGTCATCAGGGTTCCTATCCCTGCAATCTGTATCGCGATCATATAATAGTTCGTACCTACAGATTTACTAAACTCTTCACTTGCTAGTGGGAAATATGAAGTCCACCCTGCGTCAGGTGATCCACCAACAACGAATGAAATATTAAATAACATAGCTCCCATAAAGAATAACCAGAAGCTTAAAGCATTAAGACGTGGGAATGCAACATCACGTGCTCCAATTTGCAGTGGAACAACCAAGTTCATGAAGAACATGATAAATGGCATCGCCATGAATAGAATCATAACAACCCCGTGTGTTGTGAAGATCTCATTATAATGCTGTGAATCGAGTAACGTATTATCAGGAACCGCTAGCTGTGCACGAAGCATAATTCCGTCCACACCACCACGGAATAACATAACTAACGCGGAAATTAAATACATAATACCGATACGTTTATGGTCAACTGTTGTTATCCATTCACGCCATAAATAACCCCATTTTTTAAAGTACGTTAATCCAGCAATGATAGCAATCGTAGTTAAACCAATGGCTACCATCGAAGCATAGATTGCAAAGCTTGGATGAGGTACGGCAAAACGATCAAAGAAATCCATACGTTTGTGACTCCTTTCGGAAGTGAATTTATTTTAAAGATCCGATATCTTTTAAAGATTAATGATTACTGTGTTCTGAATGGTCCTCTTCGTGTGAGTCAGTTTTAGTTGTTTCTGCTTCATGTCCTTCATGTTCAGACTCTGAACCTTCTTCACTGTGATGACCGTGATTTGGTGGAGCAAACTCTAAATGAGTTCCCGTATATGTTAATTGACCAAGATGACCTGGCTCTAATAACTCTTCAAATTCTGTTTCAGTAAGTGGTTCAGCTGTTTCTTTTACTTCGTCCACCCACTCATCAAATTCAGTTTGAGACATAGCTGTTACGTTAAACGTGTTATCAGCAAATCCTTCACCACTAAAGTTTGAGTTTCTTCCTAAAAATTCACCAGCATGATCTGCTGCAAGATGAAGTGTTGTAATGTGATCATTCATTGCATACTTTTGTCCACCAAGCTGTGGAATCCAGAAACTTGTAATTGGTCCATGTGAATATAATTTAAATTCAAGCGGACGATCTGTTGGTACATATAAATAGTTCACCGTTTCAATATTTTCTTCTGGATAACTAAAATGCCATTTCCAGTTAGAAGATGACGCATAAACAACTAAAGGCTCTTTATCTTCATATCCTTCAGGCTGTGCTTCAACAATATAGTTACTTTGCACTGACACAAAAGAAAGATAAGCAACAATAATAATTGGTACCCCTACACAAATTGCTTCAACCCATACATTTCCATGAATGTGTGGCGGCTCATAATCATCAGGCATGTTAGAAGCACGATATTTCACTAACATATAAGCTAATAGTCCAAGAACAACAAGAACGATAAACAACATAATTCCCATAGATAATAAGATGTCACTTGCTAGTCTTTCTGCCTGTGGCCCTTTAGGATCTAAAACCAGTAACGGCTCACATCCTGATAACAATGCGGCAATGGAAACCATAACTGTGAACAAAGTCCATTTTAATTTCATATAAGTACTCCTTTCTTTCCTTCACATAAGCTTCTTCTTTCTATACCTACATCATCAGGGTTAGATACCCCGACAACACTTTGTGAAAACATGCACAAGATCAGTGTGAAAGATCACACAAGATCGTTAATCACATCATATCAGACGTTCACTGATAAGTTTATTGGTAAATTCATGTGTCATATATCGTTCAACTATTAGTCACTTTTTCGTAATATATTGATCATAAATTGTTCACTTTTATGGAAAAATTTCTACTTACATGGGATGGTGTGCTTGTAATGGTGGGGGATGGGAAATGAATTGTTTTTAATATCCTGGTTATAGATTCTGTCTCTGGTTGATCCAGTAGATGACACATCAAATTTTTGCCCCGCCCAACAGGACTCTTCCTAACATAGAAAAAGGCCGCAAACAGCGGCCCTTCTTTTTGGGATTCCTATTACAAATTCCGACAAACTTCGGGAAGTGACAGGCACCTCATCCAACTCTCTCTTCAGCAACTTTTTTTATATACCGATTCCTCGTTATCAAAAACTCCCTCATGTACTGCTCCAAAAACAGTCGGTCCGCGATTTTTCCTATGAATCCAAATGGAGAGGTGTAGTCGAATGTGTCGAGCATGAGTGTGCCGTTTGGTTTTTCGATGAATTCGTGGACGTGGTAGAAGCGTTTGAAGGCTCCTTTTTCCATTTCGTCGACGAATCGGTTTGGGAAATCA
This genomic stretch from Metabacillus sp. B2-18 harbors:
- a CDS encoding ABC transporter permease subunit, with protein sequence MKKLGGISLQFIAACVGIIIFGALPSLFIAQGTGGSHIGLFIDTLTSIINSLIHFNEITFEIKGVEYQVYKYIFEGAFYSLTLIICALLLAYIVAILLTFLTMQFPKWLREKIKLAIFIFESLPDILVILVLQLLIITFYKKTDLLLMKVVTVGDSQAYLLPIICLAILPTIQLYRMTIHLYEEELLKDYVLLTRAKGIRHTIILWKHILRNTVVSLFFHLKQTIWFMLSTLVVVELLFNVFGITYYLRTYMIPEVFTFILLFLFVPIFIFYHLVKIIIEKTVKGGEALT
- the nfsA gene encoding oxygen-insensitive NADPH nitroreductase is translated as MNEIINTIQNHRSIRKFEDKLLSDEQIKTIVESAQAASTSSYVQAYSIIGVKDPDKKKKLAELAGGQDYVVENGHFFVFCADLYRHQLLSEKHEQDTSQVLESTEKFMVAVIDATLAAQNAVLAAESMGLGAVYIGGLRNNLEEVCKLLKTPPLVLPLFGVAVGYPAQMPDQKQRLPFQHIYHEDEYEQNKDNYMDQLKKYDEEISQYYEQRTNGKRKDTWTGQMAGLLARPSRMYMKEFVEGKGFNKR
- a CDS encoding SRPBCC family protein; translation: MPIIKTDMFIYAPRDICFDVARDIDIHTQSTSQTNERAIGGVTSGLIELNETVTWEAVHFGIKQNLTVRITEFDFPNRFVDEMEKGAFKRFYHVHEFIEKPNGTLMLDTFDYTSPFGFIGKIADRLFLEQYMREFLITRNRYIKKVAEERVG
- the qoxC gene encoding cytochrome aa3 quinol oxidase subunit III yields the protein MKIDNSLPLEYATEENRLKIFGFWIFLGAEIMLFATLFATYFTLYNRTGTGPDGAEIFVITPVILETFLLLTSSFTIGLGIHAMRLGRQKAMINFFAITLLLGLGFLGIEIYEFIHYAHEGAGIGASAFTSILLTTLGTHGAHVTVGLFWGLFIIMQVKKRGLTPETANKSFIFSLYWHFLDVVWIFIFSFIYLKGMM
- the qoxA gene encoding cytochrome aa3 quinol oxidase subunit II, encoding MKLKWTLFTVMVSIAALLSGCEPLLVLDPKGPQAERLASDILLSMGIMLFIVLVVLGLLAYMLVKYRASNMPDDYEPPHIHGNVWVEAICVGVPIIIVAYLSFVSVQSNYIVEAQPEGYEDKEPLVVYASSSNWKWHFSYPEENIETVNYLYVPTDRPLEFKLYSHGPITSFWIPQLGGQKYAMNDHITTLHLAADHAGEFLGRNSNFSGEGFADNTFNVTAMSQTEFDEWVDEVKETAEPLTETEFEELLEPGHLGQLTYTGTHLEFAPPNHGHHSEEGSESEHEGHEAETTKTDSHEEDHSEHSNH
- the qoxD gene encoding cytochrome aa3 quinol oxidase subunit IV, which gives rise to MSELFPMKQVMGFVFSLVLTLVALGVYFFDMSFTVGMTVLLVTAFIQAGLQLVVFMHAGETEDKAAIYTNVYYGVIIALVTIFGTLLAMVWDMH
- a CDS encoding ABC transporter permease, translating into MMLFKNPLFLIGFIFVAGLLLTSFIYTAAVDNEVYQIYHIYDENKELIDSAPIAPRKESWLGTDKLGYDMLSKVLIGAKFTVIAALLIALLRMALSIPLGLMLGAYFSRGQKYINSVVDAFHFIPLTIIALYLLTPVLRQQPEGFVYSFMERMTIEVVVLTILTVPILAVLIGNETRELFKAEYVISSKTLGGSRRHILIKHIIPSLKDRFFILFGQQLVQTLIVMAHLGIFNLYFGGTILSNDQLASDPPRSFTNEWSGLIGGSKQFIQWAPWIPLTPIMCFALTILAVTFMVEGFSRVTTGRPVYFKKKKKKTMPTIKKQHPIEKSQFDFLDKFM
- a CDS encoding spore morphogenesis/germination protein YwcE, producing MDVFFAYLLIGTATPIFLWLENRKIALLQIPLIVLMWTTLILYMYADFGAGHLIFGSIFVINIIAAHLTVLYVLYTSKLPEFLQSRTDEGYTH
- a CDS encoding TolB family protein, whose translation is MREKWILIVFTIISLLLLVGSILFQFLNEEDPYQFYTGLGKDIDISPDDGTVAFSYYLDGDEAIYTAKLDGSELTKVSSKEEGRFRNPKFSQGTEQLLFLSEGIDGVQSLMVMNKDGSHQKRVTDDSLHVKDAVFSPSGETLYFTAKLSSEINKMEGETKEGYDLYKINRDETDLEQLTDQDHFTMNELSISVDGEELYYSLYEVNEQLTAFSLKDQTETRVADVNKDMYSSILSKDKKLLAYTAVTKASLNSSLFKYELYLQDLDTTETKRLTNLNKNIQSPVFFHHENKLAFLEYTNWPSDPENYRLMTVSFEGGDEQEINVNLPSSTNRHLAMKTVYFLLSNEVATAIYYVLFFVGLILLTQRRSGKVFQPSFISLGLSLLFFIGSFAIGAITNPWYGIWLAMVAVAMFICSLVLVLFSYIVSKMRKK
- a CDS encoding MFS transporter, translated to MDTTQNISRRKLLGIAGLGWMFDAMDVGILSFIIAALQKDWDLTSEQMGWIGSVNSIGMAVGALVFGLMADKVGRKQVFIITLLLFSIGSGISAFVTSLTLFLILRFFIGAGLGGELPVASTLVSESVPANERGRVVVLLESFWAGGWLIAALISYFVIPSYGWQAALLLSALPAFYALYLRLKLPDSPRFQAITVSKQKESSFTKIAKVWARPYTKQTTMLWILWFCVVFSYYGMFLWLPSVMVMKGFSLIKSFQYVLIMTLAQLPGYFLAAYLIEKAGRKFVLVTFLIGTALSAYFFGNADTLPLLLTSGIFLSFFNLGAWGGLYAYTPEHYPTEVRGTGAGLAASFGRIGGILGPLTVGYLVAAEYSINSIFLIFAVAIVVGALAVLVLGEETKQKELA
- the qoxB gene encoding cytochrome aa3 quinol oxidase subunit I yields the protein MDFFDRFAVPHPSFAIYASMVAIGLTTIAIIAGLTYFKKWGYLWREWITTVDHKRIGIMYLISALVMLFRGGVDGIMLRAQLAVPDNTLLDSQHYNEIFTTHGVVMILFMAMPFIMFFMNLVVPLQIGARDVAFPRLNALSFWLFFMGAMLFNISFVVGGSPDAGWTSYFPLASEEFSKSVGTNYYMIAIQIAGIGTLMTGINFITTIMKMRAPGMTLMKMPMFTWSALIANLIIVFAFPVLTVALAMGTMDRLFGTHFFTLDNGGMDMLWANLFWVWGHPEVYILILPAFGLYSEIISTFSGRNLYGYKSMVWSMVLISLLSFLVWAHHFFTMGQGAFTNSIFSITTMIIAVPTGVKIFNWLLTLRKGKIRMTTPMLYSMLFIPLFTLGGVTGVMLAMSAADYQYHNTMFLVAHFHNVIIPGVVFAMLAGLTYYWPKMFGFMLNERLGKWTAWLLSIGFVLAFIPMYITGLDGQVRRSFTYSESTGFGPLNMVSFVGAGIMAIGFVLIVYNIYYSIRYASRDISADPWDARTLEWATHTPVPEYNFAIVPEVTSSEPFWDAKKHDHKLFKGEIEKIHMPNNSGMPFLMSCVFFVWGFSLIFSLWIPAIITTIGIFIFMTLRSFEKDHGRYIPVKEIEETESELRGA